The Gemmatimonas aurantiaca genomic sequence ATGCCGGCAGCTCATAGCGGTCGGCCGGACCGAGCAGCTGTTCGACCATGCGCACGCCCCGGGGCACCACCATGTGGACGGTGTCGGGGGGCGTGCCCACGCGGCGCTCCGGGCCGAATTCGGCCGGCATGGTGCGCAACCGGGCGGTGCCCCGGTCGAGGGCCACGTAGGAGGAATCGCTGCTCACGGCCAGATGCAGGCCGTTGTCGCCCTCGGCCTGTCGGCGCAGCAACTCCACCAGCAGGGTGGCCCGGTCCGCGTCGGCCGCCACGATGGCGTCCGCCCGCTGCCGTTCCAGGGCCGTCATCCCGGCGCGCAGGCGGGTGGTCTCTTCCCGATAGCGGGAGCGACGCAGCAATAGGAAACCATCCACCAGGGCAAGGGCGACCAACAACAGGGTCAGTACGACAATTCGACGCCGAACTCGCATGAAGAGACAGGGTCCTCTGAATGGTTGGGGGTCGTTGCAGTAGATTCAGCCCACGACGTTCCCCCAAGCTTACCCCGGAGACCGATGTCTGCACGACCGACGCGGGCGGTGGCCCTGATCATCCTGGACGGATGGGGATACCGCGAATCATGTGAGGCCAATGCAATCTGCCTCGCCAGTACCCCGAACTGGGACCGCATTTGGTCACATGCGTCACGAACGCTGCTCGCGGCGTCGGGCCGGGCCGTGGGGCTCCCCGAAGGGCAGATGGGCAACAGCGAGGTGGGGCATCTCAATCTCGGGGCCGGCCGTGTGGTCATGCAGGATCTCGTCCGCATCGGATCGGCCATCGAGGACGGCGCGTTTTACGGGAACGCCGTCCTGCGTGAAGCGTGCGCGGCGGCCCGGCGCAGCGGCGGCACGCTGCATCTGCTCGGCCTGCTGGGGAACGGCGGCGTGCATGCACACGACGATCACATGCTCGCCATGGTGGACCTGGCCCATCGCGAAGGTGTGCCACGCACGGTGATCCACACCCTGCTCGATGGCCGTGATACGCCACCGTCGAGCGCGCAGACGTTCCTGCCCGCGTTGCTCGCGCGCGTCGATGGCCGGGCGCAGCTCGCGTCGGTGAGCGGGCGCTACTATGGCATGGACCGCGACAATCGCTGGGAGCGCACGGGTCTCTGGTATCGCGCGGCCGTGAACGGCGATGCGCCCGTGGAAACCGATGCCTTGGCGGCACTGCAGCGGGCCTACGACGCCGGCACGACCGATGAATTCGTACATCCCTGGGTGATGGCCGGCCCCGATGGCCGCGCACTGGCGCCCATGCGCGACGGTGACGTGCTGGTGTGCATGAATTTCCGCAGCGATCGCATGCGGCAGGCCCTGCGTGCGCTCACGCAGCCGCACTTTGCCGGTTTCGACACCGGACCGCGGCCCGCGCTGCACATCGCGACACTCACCAGCTACGACGACGCCTTTCCGTTTCCGGTGGCGTTCCCGCCGCAGTCGATGCACAACCTGGTCGGCGAGATCATCGCCGACGCGGGCCTCACGCAACTGCGCACCGCGGAAACCGAGAAGTATCCGCATGTCACGTTCTTCTTCAACGGCGGACGCGACGAACCCTTCGCGGGGGAGGACCGGCAGCTGGTGCCGAGTCCCAAGGTGGCCACGTACGATCTGCAACCGGAGATGAGTGCGCCGGGCGTGTGCGACATTCTCTGTGCGGCGCTGGAGAACCACACGTACGACTTCATGCTGTGCAACTTCGCCAACACCGATATGGTGGGACACACCGGCTCATTGCCCGCCGCCATCAGGGCCGTGGAAACCGTGGACGCGTGTCTCGGACGCATTCTCGAGGCGGCCCGCGTGGGTGGGGCGCGTCTCATCATCACGGCCGACCATGGCAACGCGGATGTCATGGTCGATCCGGTCACCGGACAACCGCACACGGCGCATACCACCAATCCGGTGCCGCTCGTCGTGCTCGACCCCGATGAAACCGCGCCGCTGCGGGATGGAGGAGCCCTCTGTGACGTGGGTCCCACCGCACTGGCGCTGTTGGGCCTCCCGCTTCCTCCTGAAATCACCGGACGCGATCTCCGTGTCCGTTCTTCCGATCGAGCTCATTCGTGATGCGTGTGTTTTCTTCCCGTTCGTTCGCCGATTCGTTCGCAGCGCTGGCCGTCCCGACGGTACTGACGGCGTTGATGCTGGGTGTGCCCACGGCCGCTTCGGCGCAGGTTGGTCACCGGCCGGAGAGCAGTCCGTACGAGGATTTCAAGATCGGTCAGACGGTCTCCATCATGGCCGGTTGGCTGGCCGTCAAAAGCGACCCGGCCGGCGTGGCGCCCAAGTCCACGGCGATGGGGCAGCTGCGCTACGACCTCGGCATCGGCGGACCGGCGTCGCTCTTCGTGCGCTACACGCTCGCGCCCACCGATCGCACGGTGCTGCTGCCATCCAATCCACGCGCCACGCGCGTGATGGGCACGCAGTCGGCGACCATGCATCTGATGGATCTCGGTTTCGACATCTCGTTGACGGGCCGGAAGACCTGGCATCATCTCATGCCGTCGCTGAACTCCGGCATCGGTATCGTCAGCAATTTCGCGTCGGCCGATACGGGCTACTATCGCTTCGGCAGCAAGTTCGCCTTCACGTTGGGCGGAAGCCTGCGTTTCCTGCCCAAGCACGGTCCGCAGATCCGCGTGGATCTCACGCGTGCGCTGTGGAAGTATCAGTACCCCGACAACTACTTCGTGAAGGCCTCCGACACCACGTCGGTGCTGACCAACACCCGGCAACGTTCGGCCTGGCGCAACAACTTCGGCGTGAGTGCGGGCGTGTCCATCCCGGTGTTCCGTTAGTCCTCGCGCCGCCGGATCGGATGCCCCGCACTTCGCTCACTCGCCGTGTCGTCTTCGCCGCCGCGCACCGGTACCGGCGTCCCGACTGGAGCGATCAGGAGAACGCCGAGGTCTTCGGGGCCTGCGCGCATCCGCACTATCACGGTCACACGTACACCTGCGATGTCACCGTGGCCGGTCCGGTGGATGAAGAAACCGGCTTCGTGGTCGATCTCGGGTTTCTCGACCGGGTGCTGCAACGCGAAGTGCGGGAACGCTTCGATCACCGGAACATCAATCTCGATGTGCCGGAGTTCGCCGAAGGCAAACTGATTCCCACCGGCGAGAATCTGGCACGTTTCATCTGCGAGCGCGTGCAGGCGGCGCTGGCCCACACCACGGCACGCGTGGTGCGCGTGCATCTGGCGGAGGATGTCACCTTGAGCAGCACCTACGAGGTGGATGCATGACGGGGCGCTTGAGCGAGCGAATGTGTGGGCGCGTGAAACGGAGCGCGACGTTGTTGTTCGCGGGTCTGCTGACCGCGTGGGGATGCGCACCGCGTCAGCAGGCGGCACCGCCGGTGGGTCCGCATCGTCCCGAGCCGGTGGCGCCGGAGATGATTCCGGTGGTCATGCCCATGGCCACGATCGGCATGCCCGGCACACGCGACACCCTGCAGTATCTCGTGGACTCCGTGCTTGCGGCGCCCATGTGGCGCAACGCACGCTGGGGCATT encodes the following:
- the gpmI gene encoding 2,3-bisphosphoglycerate-independent phosphoglycerate mutase; this translates as MSARPTRAVALIILDGWGYRESCEANAICLASTPNWDRIWSHASRTLLAASGRAVGLPEGQMGNSEVGHLNLGAGRVVMQDLVRIGSAIEDGAFYGNAVLREACAAARRSGGTLHLLGLLGNGGVHAHDDHMLAMVDLAHREGVPRTVIHTLLDGRDTPPSSAQTFLPALLARVDGRAQLASVSGRYYGMDRDNRWERTGLWYRAAVNGDAPVETDALAALQRAYDAGTTDEFVHPWVMAGPDGRALAPMRDGDVLVCMNFRSDRMRQALRALTQPHFAGFDTGPRPALHIATLTSYDDAFPFPVAFPPQSMHNLVGEIIADAGLTQLRTAETEKYPHVTFFFNGGRDEPFAGEDRQLVPSPKVATYDLQPEMSAPGVCDILCAALENHTYDFMLCNFANTDMVGHTGSLPAAIRAVETVDACLGRILEAARVGGARLIITADHGNADVMVDPVTGQPHTAHTTNPVPLVVLDPDETAPLRDGGALCDVGPTALALLGLPLPPEITGRDLRVRSSDRAHS
- a CDS encoding 6-carboxytetrahydropterin synthase, whose protein sequence is MPRTSLTRRVVFAAAHRYRRPDWSDQENAEVFGACAHPHYHGHTYTCDVTVAGPVDEETGFVVDLGFLDRVLQREVRERFDHRNINLDVPEFAEGKLIPTGENLARFICERVQAALAHTTARVVRVHLAEDVTLSSTYEVDA